One window of Thermocoleostomius sinensis A174 genomic DNA carries:
- a CDS encoding rhomboid family intramembrane serine protease: MSSQDEMKGIAQEIQAQVLILGTFVGVMWVLELIDIPLGGTRGFCNGLNQFGIFPRQLSGLRGILFAPFLHGGFGHLIANTIPFVTLGWLVMLRRTIDFFWVTAIAMFVGGMGTWLLGAPGCHIGASGVIFGYLGYLIARGYFERKLLSLLFSLIVLVMYGGLLWGILPVRIGISWEGHLFGFLGGVVAAKLLATPRRSYN, encoded by the coding sequence ATGAGTAGCCAGGATGAAATGAAGGGCATTGCCCAGGAAATTCAAGCGCAAGTGTTAATCCTGGGCACGTTTGTGGGTGTTATGTGGGTGCTAGAACTCATCGACATTCCGCTGGGCGGCACGCGGGGGTTCTGTAACGGGCTGAATCAATTTGGCATTTTTCCCCGCCAACTTTCTGGACTGCGCGGCATTTTGTTTGCGCCATTTCTACACGGCGGCTTTGGACATCTCATTGCCAATACCATTCCGTTTGTGACGCTGGGTTGGCTAGTGATGCTGCGCCGCACAATCGACTTCTTTTGGGTAACGGCGATTGCCATGTTTGTCGGTGGTATGGGAACGTGGCTATTGGGTGCACCCGGCTGTCATATTGGTGCGAGCGGGGTCATTTTTGGTTACTTGGGCTATCTCATTGCTCGCGGCTACTTCGAGCGCAAACTTCTATCGCTGTTGTTTTCGCTGATTGTGCTTGTGATGTATGGTGGTTTGCTGTGGGGAATTCTGCCCGTCCGCATTGGCATTTCCTGGGAGGGGCATTTGTTTGGTTTTCTAGGTGGAGTGGTTGCCGCCAAGCTGCTGGCTACCCCTCGGCGATCGTATAACTAA
- a CDS encoding DUF1361 domain-containing protein gives MRAILSSIRAAFSNVYSGWILWNLFLAFIPLALSFWLYRQKTESRSLLWWLGFLVYAAFLPNAPYVLTDIIHLIRGTPYVSTWLIALVFLPIHAFAILLGFEAYVVALINQGYYLKQQGAKQFILPAELLTHVLCAIGIYMGRFRRFNSWDLVTDPDNVLITTLDDLTSKWPLAVIVTTFVILTVLYWLLKQITLGLVLRVQYARLGKDVLDEI, from the coding sequence ATGCGAGCAATTCTATCAAGTATCCGAGCAGCTTTTTCCAATGTCTACAGCGGTTGGATTTTATGGAATTTGTTTCTTGCCTTCATTCCCCTGGCGCTCAGCTTTTGGCTCTATCGACAAAAAACGGAATCGCGATCGTTGCTGTGGTGGCTTGGTTTTTTGGTTTATGCAGCATTTTTGCCCAATGCACCCTATGTCCTCACCGATATCATTCACCTAATTCGCGGTACTCCCTATGTGTCAACCTGGTTGATTGCATTAGTCTTTTTACCGATTCATGCCTTTGCCATTCTGCTTGGCTTTGAAGCCTATGTGGTTGCACTAATTAATCAAGGCTACTACTTGAAGCAACAGGGAGCCAAACAGTTTATTCTACCTGCTGAGTTATTGACCCATGTCCTCTGTGCCATCGGCATTTACATGGGGCGCTTTCGGCGGTTTAATAGCTGGGATTTGGTGACTGATCCGGATAATGTGCTGATTACAACACTGGATGATTTAACCAGCAAATGGCCTTTAGCTGTCATCGTTACCACCTTTGTGATTCTCACCGTCCTGTACTGGCTTCTGAAGCAGATTACCCTTGGATTGGTGTTGCGGGTACAGTATGCTCGCCTGGGCAAAGATGTGTTGGATGAAATTTAG
- the ppc gene encoding phosphoenolpyruvate carboxylase has translation MSSTLQFSDDAFRSGTTTEEKINQEFTPDSAPDLFLRYRLKIVEDLWEEVLQQECGLPLVNLLRQLRSLYSPEGELSEIKEIEAVKMVENLDLNEAIRAARAFALYFQLINIVEQHYEQRGQQQQYRAAYDQPTPTNFLDEDHLPDASDPEAKGSTLHANFLEKSLAPSPRREAGTFQSLFPKLHRLNVPPRAIQTLIDQLDVRLVFTAHPTEIVRHTIRDKQRRIAKILRQLDRIDEGQLSSWEAEELRAQLTEEIRLWWRTDELHQFKPTVLDEVDFTLHYFQEVLFDTIPQLYHRFCRALSTTFPRLHPPKHNFCKFGSWVGSDRDGNPSVTPEVTWKTACYQRNLVLGKYIQSIKNLTNLLSLSLHWSDVLPELLESLEHDQAQLPDVYEKLAIRYRQEPYRLKLAYIQKRLENTHDRSLQLYNGDYSQIDLIDTNPAAIYRSGDEFLAELNLIRRNLEETGLSCRDLDNLICQAEIYGFNLAHLDIRQESSRHSDTLTEISDYLQILPTPYNDLSEEQKVLWLATELQTRRPLIPTELFFSDKANETIQTFRMVRKLQQEFGVEICQTYIISMSHHVSDLLEVLLLAKEAGLYDPATGISTIQVVPLFETVEDLQRAPSVMQSLFDLPLYHTLLRGGFAAQNTGNFAPPLQEVMLGYSDSNKDSGFLSSNWEIHKAQQSLQAISEKTGIAIRIFHGRGGSVGRGGGPAYDAILAQPGRSIDGRIKITEQGEVLASKYNLPELALYNLETIATAVLQASLLRSGFDDIQPWREIMEELAARSRSHYRNLIYEQPDFLDFFLNVTPIEEISQLQISSRPARRSGGKKDLSSLRAIPWVFSWTQIRVLLPSWYGVGTALKSFLDEEPEENLKLLRCFYYKWPFFKMVISKCEMTLSKVDLNIAHHYVEELTHPDDRDRFERVFQQIVNEYYLTRELVLRITGHERLLDGDPDLQRSVQLRNSTIVPLGFLQVSLVKRLRQHKASASAGAIRSRYSRGELLRGALLTINGIAAGMRNTG, from the coding sequence ATGAGTTCAACTCTTCAATTTTCGGATGATGCTTTTCGTTCTGGAACCACCACCGAGGAGAAAATCAATCAGGAGTTTACCCCAGACTCGGCCCCGGATCTGTTTTTGCGCTATCGTCTCAAGATTGTAGAGGATCTATGGGAAGAAGTGCTTCAGCAGGAATGTGGACTGCCATTAGTCAATCTGCTGAGACAGTTGCGATCGCTCTATTCTCCGGAAGGGGAACTCTCTGAAATCAAGGAAATTGAAGCCGTCAAGATGGTGGAAAACCTCGATCTCAATGAGGCAATTCGGGCGGCTCGAGCCTTTGCACTTTACTTTCAATTAATCAACATCGTTGAACAGCATTACGAACAGCGGGGGCAACAGCAGCAATATCGCGCTGCCTACGATCAGCCTACCCCCACTAATTTCCTGGATGAAGATCATCTACCCGATGCATCTGATCCAGAAGCAAAGGGCAGTACGCTTCATGCCAATTTTCTAGAAAAGAGCTTGGCTCCGTCTCCGCGCCGAGAAGCTGGAACGTTTCAATCGCTGTTTCCTAAGCTGCATCGCTTGAATGTGCCGCCGCGAGCCATTCAAACGCTGATTGATCAGCTAGATGTGCGCTTGGTGTTCACGGCCCATCCCACCGAAATTGTGCGCCATACTATTCGCGATAAACAGCGCCGCATTGCCAAAATTCTGCGTCAACTCGATCGCATCGATGAAGGACAGTTGTCATCCTGGGAGGCTGAGGAACTGCGGGCCCAACTCACCGAGGAAATTCGCTTGTGGTGGCGTACCGATGAACTGCACCAATTTAAGCCCACGGTGTTAGATGAAGTAGATTTCACGCTGCACTATTTTCAAGAAGTACTATTTGATACAATTCCCCAACTGTATCATCGCTTTTGCCGCGCCCTCAGCACTACGTTTCCACGGCTGCACCCACCCAAACACAATTTCTGTAAGTTTGGCTCTTGGGTGGGTTCCGATCGTGACGGTAACCCCTCTGTGACTCCTGAAGTCACCTGGAAAACGGCTTGCTATCAGCGCAATCTGGTTTTAGGTAAATACATTCAATCCATTAAAAATCTGACAAATTTGCTGAGTCTATCGCTGCACTGGAGTGATGTGTTACCAGAATTGCTGGAATCACTGGAACACGATCAGGCCCAACTGCCAGATGTATATGAAAAGCTGGCAATTCGCTATCGTCAAGAACCCTATCGCCTGAAATTAGCCTATATTCAAAAGCGCCTAGAGAACACCCACGATCGCAGCCTACAGCTCTACAACGGTGATTATTCGCAAATTGATCTGATTGATACTAACCCAGCGGCCATTTACCGCTCAGGTGATGAGTTTTTGGCAGAATTGAACTTGATTCGCCGCAACTTGGAAGAAACCGGACTCAGTTGCCGCGATTTGGATAACCTGATCTGTCAAGCAGAAATTTATGGTTTTAACCTAGCCCATCTTGATATTCGTCAAGAGAGTTCGCGTCACTCGGATACTTTGACTGAGATCAGCGACTATTTGCAAATCTTGCCGACGCCGTACAACGATCTCTCCGAAGAACAAAAGGTGCTGTGGCTGGCGACAGAACTGCAAACGCGGCGGCCGCTGATTCCCACTGAACTCTTTTTCTCAGATAAAGCCAACGAGACGATTCAAACCTTTCGCATGGTGCGTAAGCTTCAGCAAGAGTTTGGTGTGGAAATTTGCCAAACCTATATCATTAGCATGAGCCACCATGTCAGCGATCTGCTAGAAGTGCTGCTGCTCGCCAAAGAAGCAGGACTCTATGACCCTGCTACGGGTATTAGCACGATTCAAGTAGTGCCGCTGTTTGAAACCGTAGAAGATTTGCAGCGAGCGCCGTCTGTAATGCAGTCGCTGTTTGATTTGCCCCTTTACCACACATTGCTCAGGGGCGGGTTTGCGGCCCAGAACACTGGGAACTTTGCGCCGCCGCTTCAGGAAGTCATGCTGGGCTATTCTGATAGCAACAAGGATTCGGGCTTCCTCAGCAGCAATTGGGAAATTCACAAAGCTCAACAGTCGCTGCAAGCCATTTCCGAAAAAACGGGCATTGCCATTCGCATCTTTCACGGGCGCGGTGGGTCGGTCGGTCGGGGCGGTGGCCCTGCCTATGATGCCATCTTGGCTCAACCTGGACGCAGCATTGACGGGCGCATTAAAATCACCGAGCAGGGAGAAGTGTTGGCATCTAAGTACAATTTGCCAGAACTCGCACTCTATAACCTGGAAACGATCGCCACGGCCGTGTTACAGGCCAGCCTGTTACGCAGCGGGTTTGATGATATTCAACCGTGGCGCGAAATCATGGAAGAATTGGCCGCTCGATCGCGATCGCACTATCGCAATTTAATCTACGAGCAGCCGGATTTCCTCGACTTTTTCCTGAATGTGACGCCGATCGAAGAAATCAGCCAACTGCAAATTAGTTCTCGTCCGGCTCGACGTAGCGGCGGCAAGAAAGATCTCTCCAGTCTCCGAGCCATTCCTTGGGTGTTTAGCTGGACGCAAATTCGCGTACTACTGCCATCCTGGTATGGTGTCGGCACAGCGCTAAAGAGCTTTTTGGATGAAGAACCCGAAGAAAACCTGAAGCTATTGCGTTGTTTCTACTATAAGTGGCCGTTCTTCAAGATGGTGATCTCGAAGTGCGAAATGACTCTCTCGAAAGTAGACTTGAACATCGCTCACCACTATGTAGAAGAGTTGACTCATCCGGACGATCGTGATCGGTTCGAGCGAGTCTTTCAGCAAATTGTCAATGAATACTACCTCACTCGCGAATTAGTCTTGCGCATTACTGGACACGAGCGGTTACTAGATGGCGATCCTGACTTACAGCGCTCGGTGCAACTGCGCAACAGTACAATTGTGCCGCTGGGCTTTCTGCAAGTTTCCTTAGTGAAACGATTACGCCAACATAAAGCCAGTGCCAGTGCTGGAGCTATTCGATCGCGCTATAGCCGGGGTGAACTGTTGCGTGGGGCCCTGCTCACCATTAACGGCATTGCGGCTGGAATGCGGAATACTGGCTGA
- a CDS encoding class I SAM-dependent methyltransferase — protein MTKQSLGLTDEQYTYLLSSSLREPEVLQKLRQETAEHPMSQMQISPEQGQFMALLVRLMAAKKTLEIGVFTGYSSLCVALALPADGQMIACDVSDEYTKIAQRYWQLAGVTDKIKLYLAPALDTLDRLLAEGQANSFDFAFIDADKSSYDAYYERTLQLVRVGGLIAIDNVLWSGKVADPTVQDSRTNAIRNLNQKIRDDDRVIPSLVPIADGLMLALRQK, from the coding sequence ATGACCAAACAATCGCTGGGCTTAACTGATGAACAGTACACATATTTACTCTCATCTTCCTTGCGGGAACCCGAGGTGTTACAAAAACTGCGACAAGAAACCGCCGAGCATCCTATGAGTCAAATGCAAATTTCACCTGAACAGGGTCAGTTCATGGCGCTGTTGGTGCGACTCATGGCAGCCAAAAAAACCCTAGAAATAGGCGTATTTACGGGCTATAGTTCGCTGTGCGTTGCCTTAGCTTTACCTGCAGATGGTCAGATGATTGCCTGCGATGTCAGCGACGAATACACGAAAATTGCTCAACGCTATTGGCAATTGGCCGGAGTGACAGACAAAATTAAACTATACTTAGCTCCAGCCCTTGACACACTCGATCGACTGTTAGCTGAAGGACAGGCCAACAGCTTCGACTTTGCGTTCATTGATGCCGACAAAAGTAGCTATGATGCCTATTACGAACGGACGCTGCAATTGGTGCGCGTCGGAGGACTGATTGCAATTGATAATGTGCTGTGGTCTGGAAAAGTTGCTGACCCAACGGTGCAGGATAGCCGCACGAATGCTATTCGGAACCTCAATCAAAAAATTCGCGACGACGATCGGGTGATTCCTAGTTTGGTGCCGATCGCCGATGGATTGATGTTGGCGCTGCGGCAGAAATAG
- a CDS encoding recombinase family protein yields MSTAEQVSTANGQTFAYSYSDPWLESVPDVSIWEGVNRSIDRIYQDLGSRQQLQQLLNDCETETVAYLVVRRLEELGDSIQAVSDCLATLERLNINLIALDETIGAGDHSIQRSDLFYLLANIQTSQQRRRLRQGHARNRIKALPPPGKAPYGYKRGKERYTIDRTTAPIVKEFVEHFLLYGSLRGSVRFLQKKYNKKISASTGKRWLTSPVYRGDLVYQTGDVVQNTHAAIISRDEAAQVDRLLRRNRRMPPRTASAPRSLSGLVKCGACQSSMKVSRVAARRSSQPGKEYLYLTPTACLRQPKCRSIPYDQVLKRTIQCICQDLPPAVSAAALPDIDRIKQGLTAQLSAKQAILDQLPDLVTTGILDPDTAELRSYKLRTEMAALQTQLAQLPPVNLKTIAQVVSIPQFWLDLSETERRFYFREFIREIAIVRHDSEWDVQLGFIF; encoded by the coding sequence ATGTCTACTGCTGAACAGGTGTCTACTGCTAATGGACAGACATTTGCTTATTCATACTCCGATCCGTGGCTAGAGTCTGTACCGGATGTATCAATCTGGGAGGGAGTCAATCGATCGATCGATCGGATTTATCAAGACCTTGGCAGTCGTCAGCAGTTACAGCAATTGTTGAACGATTGTGAAACCGAAACGGTGGCTTACTTGGTGGTGCGACGCTTAGAAGAACTGGGCGATTCGATTCAAGCCGTGAGTGACTGCTTAGCAACGTTAGAGCGTCTTAACATTAATCTGATTGCCTTAGATGAAACCATCGGAGCCGGGGATCACTCAATCCAGCGATCGGACTTGTTCTACTTGCTAGCAAACATTCAAACGAGTCAACAGCGTCGTCGCCTGCGCCAAGGTCATGCCCGCAATCGCATCAAAGCACTGCCTCCACCCGGTAAAGCGCCCTATGGCTACAAACGTGGTAAAGAGCGGTATACGATCGATCGCACCACCGCCCCTATCGTCAAAGAGTTTGTCGAACATTTTTTGCTCTATGGCTCATTACGGGGAAGTGTGCGGTTTTTACAGAAAAAGTACAACAAGAAAATCTCGGCATCTACGGGTAAACGATGGCTCACTAGCCCAGTGTATCGAGGGGATTTGGTGTACCAAACCGGCGATGTGGTGCAAAATACCCATGCGGCGATCATTTCGCGCGACGAAGCTGCCCAAGTCGATCGATTGTTGCGACGAAATCGACGGATGCCTCCCCGCACGGCCAGCGCCCCTCGTTCGCTATCGGGATTAGTCAAATGTGGCGCGTGCCAATCGTCTATGAAAGTCAGTCGTGTTGCTGCCCGACGGAGTAGCCAACCGGGCAAAGAGTATCTCTACCTAACGCCGACGGCCTGTTTACGTCAGCCCAAGTGTCGATCGATTCCCTATGATCAGGTGTTGAAGCGCACGATCCAATGCATTTGTCAAGACCTGCCGCCTGCCGTATCCGCGGCAGCGCTACCGGATATCGATCGAATCAAACAAGGTTTAACAGCCCAACTCAGCGCCAAGCAAGCAATTCTAGACCAACTCCCGGATTTGGTGACAACTGGAATTCTCGATCCTGATACTGCCGAGTTGCGATCGTACAAACTTCGTACCGAAATGGCCGCTCTGCAAACTCAACTGGCGCAACTGCCGCCTGTGAACTTGAAAACGATCGCTCAGGTCGTTTCCATTCCCCAATTCTGGTTAGATCTATCAGAAACCGAGCGGCGCTTCTATTTTCGTGAATTCATTCGTGAAATTGCGATCGTGCGTCACGACAGTGAGTGGGACGTACAGTTGGGGTTTATCTTTTGA
- the rimM gene encoding ribosome maturation factor RimM (Essential for efficient processing of 16S rRNA), with product MSEWLEIGKIVGVQGVKGEVRIYPNTDFPERFEQSGTRWLLRPGKADPEPIDLLSGRYLPNKGLYVVSFAGITDRNQAEQLRDCRLLVPEADRPKLDEDEYHVLDLLNLTVFDQATQTSIGTVTDVIAAGNDLLEVKLHVANTSATVLIPFVKAIVPVVDLVQKRIEITPPPGLIEL from the coding sequence ATGTCTGAGTGGTTAGAAATTGGCAAAATTGTGGGAGTTCAAGGGGTAAAGGGAGAAGTACGCATTTATCCCAATACCGATTTTCCAGAACGATTTGAGCAATCTGGAACTCGCTGGTTGCTGCGTCCTGGTAAAGCCGACCCAGAACCGATCGATCTACTCAGTGGGCGTTATCTACCTAATAAGGGACTCTATGTCGTGTCCTTTGCCGGTATTACCGATCGCAACCAAGCCGAACAACTGCGCGATTGCCGCCTGCTAGTGCCAGAAGCCGATCGACCCAAACTAGATGAGGATGAGTATCACGTGCTAGATTTGCTCAACCTGACAGTTTTTGATCAAGCCACCCAAACTTCGATTGGAACGGTGACAGATGTGATTGCAGCAGGAAATGATCTGCTGGAAGTCAAGCTGCATGTCGCAAACACCTCGGCTACCGTATTAATTCCCTTTGTAAAAGCGATCGTTCCCGTGGTGGACTTGGTGCAAAAGCGCATCGAGATTACACCACCCCCTGGCTTAATTGAGTTGTAG
- a CDS encoding DUF2949 domain-containing protein produces the protein MKTASRKARLIRFLQEELRIPADSIQVALRHHQESLPNLLPMVLWQYGLVSLEQLDQIFDWLETAQ, from the coding sequence ATGAAAACTGCGTCTCGAAAAGCTCGTTTAATTCGGTTTTTACAAGAAGAGTTGCGCATTCCAGCCGACTCGATTCAGGTGGCATTGCGGCATCATCAAGAATCGTTACCAAACTTATTGCCAATGGTGTTGTGGCAGTATGGACTTGTGAGCTTAGAGCAACTAGACCAAATCTTTGATTGGCTGGAAACAGCCCAATGA
- a CDS encoding MarR family winged helix-turn-helix transcriptional regulator → MSSTLSNHESFNHHSSHWQAKAPQSIGYRIKLLSQLLTRQFQDTLEPHGLTPFHWVVLCCLWEQDGLATSDIGDRLCQVGGTLTGVIDRMEERGLVRRERDQRDRRIWRIWLTEAGRSLEEILPPLALNLCDRTLQGLSSEERQQLSHYIDVMIANLS, encoded by the coding sequence ATGAGTTCTACGTTGTCCAACCACGAGTCTTTTAATCATCACAGTTCACACTGGCAGGCTAAAGCTCCTCAAAGCATTGGCTACCGCATCAAGCTCTTATCCCAACTGTTGACTCGTCAGTTTCAAGACACCCTAGAACCCCACGGACTCACACCGTTTCACTGGGTGGTGCTGTGCTGCTTATGGGAACAAGACGGTTTAGCAACTTCTGATATTGGCGATCGGCTATGTCAAGTGGGCGGTACCCTCACCGGGGTGATCGATCGCATGGAAGAACGGGGATTAGTCCGGCGAGAAAGAGACCAACGCGATCGACGAATTTGGCGAATTTGGCTCACCGAAGCAGGACGCAGCCTGGAAGAGATTTTGCCACCCCTAGCATTGAACCTGTGCGATCGAACCTTACAAGGTTTATCTAGCGAAGAACGACAGCAGTTATCCCACTATATTGATGTGATGATTGCCAACCTATCTTGA
- a CDS encoding VOC family protein, which yields MSHLSQSTSQPSFPALLPTMLRRVHHIALNVRDMQASRHFYGSILGLRELQGDEVPETLKTLFEAGEAANFVTPDGTVIDLFWKPNLTPPDPNPTREFTRAGHLAFDIAPDLFDHAVEVLNHHQVTIDHGPVTRPTGRGIYFYDPDGFLVEIRCDPA from the coding sequence ATGTCTCACCTGTCGCAATCGACCTCTCAACCCAGTTTTCCCGCCCTATTGCCAACCATGCTGCGGCGGGTACATCACATTGCGCTAAATGTGCGAGATATGCAGGCGTCTCGACATTTCTATGGCAGCATTTTGGGTTTGCGAGAACTGCAAGGCGATGAAGTACCAGAAACGCTGAAAACTTTATTTGAAGCAGGTGAAGCCGCCAACTTTGTCACTCCTGATGGCACTGTGATTGATCTCTTCTGGAAACCCAACTTAACACCTCCCGATCCAAACCCTACCCGTGAATTTACCCGTGCAGGTCATCTTGCCTTTGATATTGCTCCAGACTTGTTTGATCATGCTGTCGAGGTTTTGAACCATCATCAAGTGACAATTGATCATGGTCCAGTGACTCGCCCCACCGGGCGCGGCATTTACTTTTATGACCCCGATGGATTTCTTGTTGAAATTCGCTGTGACCCCGCATAA
- a CDS encoding HAS-barrel domain-containing protein, translating to MRLSLPQFATADRRPGHIAEVIETSTTEFLAQCLEPEDLSFAVMPPFGSWVKAIDEESGNQIYAVVYHATTSPIDSVHRARALGLSLQELREQQPQIFAMLKTEFRAAIVGFQLSAPTQNGAQHRSNGTNGATNKATRSTTPVGSDSLYQHLPPRPPQVHQAVFRCASDEVVQFSDRLDFLRTLLQLSSAPVDALVAATLREVYQLRQADRRWLVEAGRSLSVLLKDDYDRLRIILQQVHV from the coding sequence ATGCGCTTATCTCTGCCTCAATTTGCTACTGCCGATCGCCGACCGGGTCATATTGCCGAGGTGATTGAAACCTCGACCACCGAATTTTTAGCTCAATGTCTAGAGCCAGAAGACTTGAGCTTTGCCGTGATGCCGCCGTTTGGCAGTTGGGTAAAGGCGATCGATGAGGAATCAGGGAATCAAATCTACGCGGTGGTCTATCATGCCACCACGAGTCCGATTGATTCGGTGCATCGAGCTAGAGCTTTAGGTCTATCGTTACAAGAACTGCGGGAACAGCAACCGCAGATTTTTGCCATGCTGAAAACCGAGTTTCGAGCCGCGATCGTCGGATTTCAGCTTTCCGCTCCGACTCAGAATGGAGCGCAGCATCGATCGAATGGAACGAATGGAGCTACTAACAAAGCCACCAGGAGTACGACACCCGTTGGTAGTGACAGCCTATATCAACACTTGCCGCCTCGTCCACCCCAGGTGCACCAAGCGGTATTTCGCTGTGCCTCGGACGAAGTAGTGCAGTTTAGCGATCGACTCGATTTTTTGCGAACCTTGTTGCAACTCAGCAGTGCACCTGTGGATGCATTGGTAGCCGCCACCCTACGAGAAGTGTATCAACTGCGACAAGCCGATCGTCGCTGGCTGGTCGAGGCTGGCCGATCGCTCAGCGTTCTGCTAAAAGATGACTACGATCGATTGCGAATTATTTTGCAGCAAGTGCATGTATAG
- the dusB gene encoding tRNA dihydrouridine synthase DusB, producing the protein MVTLSSSLQALWSTPLHIGNLRINSRVLQSPLSGVTDLVFRRLVRRYAPDSMMYTEMVHAGELHYRSPRPSIMEIDPNERPISIQLFDCRPDFLAEAAQKAEAEGADTIDLNMGCPVNKITRKGGGSSLLRQPELAEEIVRSVVAAVQIPVTVKTRIGWSDEEINAIEFAQRMEAAGAQMLTLHGRTRAQGYTGAARWEWIARVKAALSIPVIANGDIVSVESAIRCLELTRADGVMCSRGTLGYPFLVGEIDRFLKTGESPSPATPIQRLQCAREHLIMLWDYKGARGIRQARKHMTWYVKDFDGAAELRTHLTAIETVEQGTALLDVAIDRLMAKFHPTHLCPGEHTVPATPIQG; encoded by the coding sequence ATGGTGACGCTTTCTTCCTCCTTACAAGCGCTTTGGTCTACCCCGTTGCACATTGGCAACCTCAGGATCAACAGTCGGGTGCTGCAATCGCCGCTTTCTGGTGTAACAGATTTGGTATTTCGTCGCTTAGTGCGCCGCTATGCCCCCGATTCGATGATGTACACCGAAATGGTTCATGCCGGAGAATTGCACTATCGATCGCCACGCCCGTCAATTATGGAAATTGATCCAAACGAGCGGCCGATTAGCATTCAGTTATTTGATTGTCGTCCCGACTTTTTAGCCGAAGCAGCCCAGAAAGCCGAAGCCGAAGGAGCCGATACAATCGACCTTAACATGGGCTGTCCGGTGAACAAAATTACGCGCAAAGGTGGGGGGTCTTCCCTGCTGCGGCAACCCGAATTAGCTGAAGAAATTGTGCGATCGGTTGTGGCAGCCGTTCAGATTCCAGTCACCGTGAAAACTCGCATTGGCTGGTCAGATGAGGAAATTAACGCTATAGAATTTGCCCAACGCATGGAAGCGGCTGGGGCACAAATGCTGACGTTGCACGGTCGCACACGGGCACAAGGCTATACTGGGGCAGCCCGCTGGGAGTGGATTGCTCGCGTTAAGGCGGCGTTGTCAATTCCAGTGATTGCCAATGGTGATATTGTGTCGGTGGAGTCGGCCATCCGCTGTTTAGAACTGACCCGTGCTGATGGGGTAATGTGTTCACGCGGCACGTTGGGCTACCCGTTTTTGGTCGGTGAAATCGATCGATTTCTAAAAACAGGAGAGTCCCCCTCACCAGCGACACCAATTCAACGGCTTCAGTGTGCCCGCGAACATTTAATCATGCTGTGGGACTATAAAGGCGCTCGCGGTATTCGCCAAGCCCGCAAGCACATGACCTGGTATGTCAAGGACTTTGATGGAGCCGCTGAGTTGCGCACTCACCTGACAGCGATCGAGACTGTCGAACAAGGGACAGCCCTCCTAGATGTAGCGATCGATCGGTTGATGGCTAAATTTCATCCAACACATCTTTGCCCAGGCGAGCATACTGTACCCGCAACACCAATCCAAGGGTAA
- a CDS encoding NAD(P)H dehydrogenase subunit NdhS: protein MILPGSAVRVININDIYYGYQGLVQRISADQVAVLFEGGNWDKLVSFKLSELEAVDATAGRGKK from the coding sequence ATGATTCTTCCAGGCTCAGCAGTCCGTGTCATCAACATCAATGATATTTATTACGGTTATCAAGGGCTAGTTCAACGAATTAGTGCCGACCAAGTCGCGGTATTATTTGAAGGCGGAAATTGGGATAAGTTGGTTAGTTTTAAACTATCTGAACTCGAAGCTGTTGACGCAACGGCAGGTCGTGGTAAGAAGTAA